CAAATTGCACCTTTGCGTTCTGCGCCAAAAACAGATTGCGCATCTGAGAGAGAATCAGCCAAACGATGTGGGGCTTCAAAGAAAACCATCGTGCGCTCTTCATGGCGCAGTTTTTCAAATGTTGCTAATCGTGCTCCAGCGCTGCGTGATGGAAAACCTTCAAAAGTAAATCGGTCAGTTGGTAATCCAGATAGAGCAACAGCCATCGTTACTGCGCTGGGTCCTGGAATAACAGAGACTTCAAGACCTCGAGCAATAGCTTCGCGCATCAACCTAAAACCAGGATCACTTATCGTTGGCATACCTGCATCTGAAACAACTAGAACATGAGCGCCAGCTGCTAATTCATTTAACAGTTCAGCAGTTCGCTCATCTTCATTGCCTTCAAAGAAGGAAAGTATGCGGGCCGTGAAAGTAACTCCAAGATCTGAACACAAACGGTGAAACCTTCTGGAATCTTCAGCGGCAATAATTGTGGCATCTTCGATGGCCGTTTTTAAGCGCGCGCTTGCATCGGCTGGATTACCCAACGGGGTCGCTGCCAATATCAATGCCATGGGTCCATCATCTCAGTAATTTCGCAGCGATTTGCGCATACGATTACACACATGATTGCCGCTATCGCCCCGATCCTTATAGCGATTGCCTCCCTTGCGATTCGATTAATCAACCTGGCAACACCTAAGGGCTTTGTTTTTGATGAGGTCTATTACGTTGATGGAGCTAGAGATTTCTTGAAATACGGCGTGGAAGTTAGTGGCTCAAAGCCGGAGTTCATTGTGCATCCCCCAGTTGGTAAATGGCTTATAGCAAGCGGTATCCAACTCTTTGGCGATAATGAATTTGGTTGGCGCTTTGCCACTGCAATCATTGGAACACTTCTCATTCTGCTCTTTGCCCGCTTAGTTCATGTGCTGTTTTACTCACCGCTATTAACTGCCATAGGTGCATTCTTAATGGCGTGTGATGGATTAGTGCTTGTTCATTCAAGAACTGCATTACTTGATTTGTTCTTAACTTTCTTTGTTCTCTTAGCGATTTATCTCTGGCACCAACAAAGACATTGGTTGGCAGCAATTGCAATTGGTTTGGCGATGGGCTGTAAATGGAGCGCTGTTTATTTCTTGGTCGCGATGGTTTTCGTCTCTCTCTACAAGATTTTTTCGGAGCACCCTTCTAAAGATTTAATTCGACCAACAGTAATGAAATTCATTCAATACGGATTCCTCCCTGTCGCTGTTTACATCACTTCATGGGCTGGTTGGTTTCTCAGTGATCGTGGTTGGGATCGTCAATGGTCTTCAAATTCATTTGCATCATGGATTCACTACCACTCACAGATGTTGGGCTTTCATACTGGTTTGACCGAGAAACATTCTTACCAAGCAAATCCTTGGAGTTGGATGATTATGGGAAGACCAACTTCCTTTTTCTATGAATCACCAAAGGGTTGCGGCAGTGATAACTGCGCACAGGAAGTGTTAGCAATTGGTACACCGCTTCTATGGTGGGCGGGAACAATTGCTGTTTCAGTTGTTATTGGTTTTTGGTTACGCAGCTTGTTTAAGCGTACGACTGAGCCTGCCTTAAATTTGATTGTGCTTGGAATGGCTGCTGGTTACCTGCCATGGTTCTTCTTCCAATCCCGCACAGTATTTACTTTCTACGCAATAGTTTTCGAGCCATTCATGATTCTGGCTCTTGTGTATTGCGCAAAACTATTGCTTGATAGCTCTTTAAAGGCAGGTATCTCGCAAGGTTTAGTTGCAGCTTTTGTAACAGTAATCCTTTTAAACTTTGTGTATTTCTACCCAATTTTCACAGGCGAAATAATCACATACGAAGCATGGTTGCAACGTATGTGGATGAATTCTTGGATATAGCTATTCGTTAGAAGCGCGGGCTTGCTTAAGACGCTCAACTGCTTCAT
This DNA window, taken from Candidatus Planktophila vernalis, encodes the following:
- a CDS encoding dolichyl-phosphate-mannose--protein mannosyltransferase codes for the protein MIAAIAPILIAIASLAIRLINLATPKGFVFDEVYYVDGARDFLKYGVEVSGSKPEFIVHPPVGKWLIASGIQLFGDNEFGWRFATAIIGTLLILLFARLVHVLFYSPLLTAIGAFLMACDGLVLVHSRTALLDLFLTFFVLLAIYLWHQQRHWLAAIAIGLAMGCKWSAVYFLVAMVFVSLYKIFSEHPSKDLIRPTVMKFIQYGFLPVAVYITSWAGWFLSDRGWDRQWSSNSFASWIHYHSQMLGFHTGLTEKHSYQANPWSWMIMGRPTSFFYESPKGCGSDNCAQEVLAIGTPLLWWAGTIAVSVVIGFWLRSLFKRTTEPALNLIVLGMAAGYLPWFFFQSRTVFTFYAIVFEPFMILALVYCAKLLLDSSLKAGISQGLVAAFVTVILLNFVYFYPIFTGEIITYEAWLQRMWMNSWI
- the rsmI gene encoding 16S rRNA (cytidine(1402)-2'-O)-methyltransferase; protein product: MALILAATPLGNPADASARLKTAIEDATIIAAEDSRRFHRLCSDLGVTFTARILSFFEGNEDERTAELLNELAAGAHVLVVSDAGMPTISDPGFRLMREAIARGLEVSVIPGPSAVTMAVALSGLPTDRFTFEGFPSRSAGARLATFEKLRHEERTMVFFEAPHRLADSLSDAQSVFGAERKGAICREMTKHYEETIRGTLSELSTWAETNEVLGEITLVIQGAVLDSAAMTADEMVARVREFEAAGMDRKGAIASVAAEFSIAKRLVYAAVVDANKMSK